A stretch of DNA from Chthonomonadales bacterium:
CGCCGCTCCCGGCGCCGCCGCAGGTTCCTCCTCATGCGGCGCTTGTCGCCGCGTTGTCGTCGGTGAGACTCGAAGAGCCCGTCCTCCAGGTCTCCGGCCTCCGGGAACACGTACACGCCCGCCCGCAGGCCGGGCAGGTCGGCTTCGACGTCCTCCACGAGCGCCCATCCGATGCTCTGGGCGCCGAGGTCCAGTCCGAGTGTCTTCATGGGTTCGGTCCCTCCCGTTGCCGAGATTGCGCCGTATGCCCCTTGACGGAACCGGCTCAGCCGTTGTATAGTGACTATCGTCAGATAGGTGCCTGCCCGTTTCCTTTAACAAGGAGGAAACTCCGCAGGTCTGCCCTCACAGGCAGCCATCAGGCCCCAACACGGTCGCGAGCAGCCCCCGCCATCGCGGGGGCTGCTCGTCTGTGCGCGAACGGGTCGCGGCGCTGTATGGCCTCTAGCGAGCGGGACCGCGACGCCCGCACCCGCCGGCGCGGCCGCGCCCTGGCGCTCTCTCGCGCCCTGGCGCTCTCTCGCGCCCTGGCGCTCTCTCGCGCGGCGCGAACGGGAGGGAACATGATCTGGGCGAACCTGCTGCACCTGGGCTTCAACATGTGGGCCGACCGCGACGACGGCGACCCGCGCCACGCCCACATCACCGCGCGGCCCTACCTGCGCTTCGATGAGGGCCTCTGGCGAGACCTGCTCCGGCGCATGGCCGGCGCCGGAATGAACATGGTGGTGCTCGACCTGGGCGAGGGCGTGCGCTACGAGAGCCACCCCGAGCTCGCCGTCGAGGGCTCCTGGGCGCCCGCGCGCCTGCGCGAGGAGCTCGCCCGCGCGCGAGACCTGGGAATCGAGCCCATCCCCAAGCTCAACTTCTCCACCGCCCACGACGCCTGGCTCGGCGAGGTGGGCCGCATGGTCTCCACCCCGCGCTACTACGCCGTGTGCGCGGACCTGATCGCCGAGGTGACCGAGCTGTTCGATGGGCCGCGCCTCTTCCACCTGGGCATGGACGAGGAGAGCTGCGAGCACCAGCGCCACTACGCCTTCCTCGTGGTGCGCCAGCACGAGCTCTGGTGGCACGACCTGCGGTTACTGTGCGAACGGGTGGAGCGGGCGGGCGCGCGGCCCTGGGTCTGGTCCGACTACCTGTGGCGCCATCCGGAGGCGTTCTGGGCGAACATGCCGCGCACCGTGCTGCAGAGCAATTGGCACTACGGCGCCCAGTTCGGCGTGGGCGACGACGCGGAGGGCGGCGAGGCGCCCCGCGCCTACCTGGAGCTGGAGCGGCACGGCTACGATCAGGTGCCGACCGGGAGCAACTGGGCGACGCCGGTCAACTTCGAGCGCACGGTGGAGTTCTGCCGGGGCCACGTCGGGCCGGAGCGGCTTCTCGGCTTCATGACGGCGCCGTGGTACCCGACGCTGGAGGAGCATCGCGCGCGCCACGAGGCGGCCATCGACCAGGTGGCGGCGGCGCGCGAGGGGCTGGCGCTCTGAGGGGCTCGCCGGCGCCCTGACGGCCGGCGCCGGGTATAACGGATCGGGGGTGCGCGGCGGCCAGCGGGCCGGCGGCGCCCGCGCAAGGCCCAACGTGAACATCCTCGTCTTCACCGCGCTCGTCTGGCTCGGCTCGTTCGCGGCCGGGCTCCTGGGCTCGCTCACGGGGCTCGGCGGGGGCGTCGTGATCGTCCCGCTGCTGGCCCTCGGCTTCGGGGTGGACATCCGCTACGCGGCCGGGGCATCGCTCGTCTCCGTGATCGCCACCTCCTCGGGAGCGGCGGCGGCCTACGTGCGCGAGGGGTTCGCCAACATCCGCATCGGCATGCTGCTGGAGGTGGCTACCACCCTGGGCGCGCTCGGCGGCGCGATGCTGGCCGCGCGCACGCCGACCTCCGTGATCGCCATCGTCTTTGGCGTGGTCCTGCTCTACTCGGCGATCGTCTCCAGCCGCCCGCACCGGGAGGCGGCGGGCGGCGGCGATCCGGACCCACTGGCCGCGCGGCTGCGCCTGGACGGCTCGTACCCGGCGCTGGCCGGAGCGCGCGGCTACCACGTGCGCGGGGTGCCGGCCGGCTTCGGCCTGATGGGCCTGGCCGGCGTGCTCTCCGGCCTGCTGGGCATCGGCTCCGGCGCGGTGAAGGTGCTGGCGATGGACCAGGTGATGCGGATCCCGTTCAAGGTCTCCACCACCACGAGCAACTTCATGATCGGGGTGACGGCGGCGGCAAGCGCCGGCGTCTACCTCAACCGCGGCTACATCGACCCCGGCCTGGCGATGCCCGTGATGCTCGGGGTGCTCGCCGGGTCGGTGCTGGGGGCGCGACTCCTTGCCGGAGCCCGGACGGCCGTGCTGCGGCGCGTCTTCGCGGTGGTGATCCTCGCGCTGGGCGTGGAGATGATCTACAGCGGCGTGACGGGGAGGCTCTAAGTGGGCCCGGAGCGTTCCGCGCCCGGCGAGGCGTGGATGGACGAGGTGATCGGGCGCCTGCTGCGCGCCGGGGTGCTGATCGCCGGGCTCGTGGTGCTCGCCGGCGGCGCGCTCTACCTGCTCCGCCACGGCCACGAGCGGCCGGCCTACGGCGTGTTTCAGGGGCAGCCCGCCGACCTGCGCAGCGTCTCGGGCGTCCTGGCCGACCTCCCCACCCTCCGCGCCCGGGCGATCATCCAGCTCGGGCTTCTGCTCCTCATCGCCACGCCGGTGGCCCGAGTGGTCTTCGCGCTGGCGGCCTTCGCGCTCCAACGCGACCGCACCTACGTCGTCGTCACCTCGATCGTCCTGCTCGCTCTACTGTACGGGCTCTTCTGGGGGCGACTGTAGCCAGCCGGGGCGGGCGGCTACGGCGCGGCGGAGACCCCATCGATCCACACGCGGGCGCCGCGGCCGCGCGGGTCGCGCTCGCCCGGCACCTCCACCGTGAGCCAATGCTCGCCCGGGGCCAGGCCGTCGCGCTCGTAGAGGGTCCAGCCGGGGATCTCGTCCGCGCCGTAGCAGCTCACGGTGGTCGGCTCGCCGCCGTCCACGCTCACCCGCGCCAGGCCGCCCTGGAGGCCCAGACGCCCGTGCAGCCGCACCGAGGTTCCGGTGAACCGCAGCTCCAGCGCGGCGCGGGGCGCCTCAGCCCAGGAGAGGGTTCGACGGTGGGCCGGCGCGAAGCCGCTCTCGCGGCGCCAATCGCCCTTCCAGCCCCCGGCGGGAACCTCCGCGTCGTCAAGAACGAAGCGGCGCGGCCGTCCGTCGAGGGGCGCCCGGGCCGCGGCGGAGCGGTTGCCGGAGCCGTCGATCGACACCACGGCGTAGCGCGCGGACGGGTCGGCCCCGACCGAGTGGTCGAAGAGGAAGCGGCCTTTCGCCACGCGGCCGATCGGCTCGCCGTCGCGCAGCACCTCGTAGCCGCTCAGCCAGCGGTCGTCGCGCCCCGGCTCCCAGCGCACCTGCACGCCCGGCACGCCCATGTGGCGGGCGGCGGCGGCGCGCACGCCGGAGGGCCGCGACGGCGGCTTGCGGTCCTCGCGGTTGCCCGGATGGTCGGGGAGGTTCAGGTAGATCAGCTCGCCCGGAGCGGCGTCGCGCAGCTCGATTCCGCGCTCCATGAGCTCGCGGCCGGTCGCGTTGAAGGTGCGCGCGTCCTCCTGAAAGTCGACGCGGTAGCGCACGCCGGGCAGCAGGCCACGCAGCCGCAGGGTGACGGCGCCCGGCAGGTGGTGCCGCGTCACCACCATGCCGCGCCGCCGGTTCCAGCTCAGCCGCTGCAGGTACATCTCGGGTCGGTCGCCCTCGACCACGGGGTGGTAGATGCGCGTCCAGCGGCCGGCCACGCCACGGTCCCGCAGGTAGTGGTAGATGTCCAGGATGAGGCGGATGCCCTCGAGCTTCGCCGGGTCGAACGTGTCCCCGGTGAAGTCGATGTTCGCGCAGAGCAGGCCGCGCCAGGTCGCCGGGTCGTACTTCTCCGGGTCCCAGATGTCGGGCATGTCGTTGATCTTGTCCGGCGGGAAGAGATAGCTGATGTAGTGGTTTCCGATGGCGCCCGACTGGCCGTCGGTGAACTGAAAGCCGCTCGTGAGCCGCAGGTACTCCCAGTTGATGGCGAAACCGCCGCCGTTGACGCCGTGCATGGCGCAGTCGGGGTGGGAATCCAGGAAGCGGCGAGCCACCTCGAGGAACCCCTGCTGCTGCGCCAGCAGCGAGGTGTCGTCGCCGTCGCGGGGCGCGATGACGCCTGCGTCGTTGCGCCACTGGTACGGGCCGTAGCGGCGGTAGAACGCGTCGAGCATGGCGGCCTCGAAGTCGACCACGGCGGGCAGCGACTGGTCGAGCAAGCTGCCGTCGATGAGCCAATCGGGGTGAGCGCGCGCGATGGCTGAGGTCGGGTCGGCGTGGTAGACGTAGGCGTAGAGGAGAAGGCCCATGCCGTGCAGGCGCAGGAAGTCGTTGGCGTCGCGGAAGTTGGGGCCGTTCCAGTCGCCCACCCGGTCCCACCAGCCCCAGTCGCGGTGGTAGGTGTCGCCGCCCACCTCGCGCATCAGCTCCGTGGTGCGAAACGCCTTGCGGTAGGCGGCCTCCATGTCGTTGTGGGGCTCGGCGAAGGGCGTCGGCCAGCTCGTGCCCTTGTACCAGTAGCCGAGCAGGCGGACGCCGGCGAACCAGGGCTCGCGCGTGTAGTCCCACAGGTAGCGGTACTGCCACTCCAGCAGCTCCTGTCCCATCTCGTCGAGGTCGCCGCTGAAGAGTCCGGTGAAGGCGGTGGGCGTGGTGAGGGTCTGGCCGGGCCCAAGGCGGCGACGGTAGCCGGCGAGCGCCACGTCGGCGCGGGCAGCCCCATCGCGCGCGGAGATGGTGGCGCGCCAGTGCGCGATGCAGTCGAAGCCCAGGTAGGCGGCCTGCCCGGTGGCGTCGTCACGCAGGGCCAGCCAGGGCGCGCGCGTCTGGCTTCCCATTCGGAAGCCCGGCCCGGCGGGCGCCGTGTTTCCGGTGTTGCGGGCGACGCCCGTCACGCGCACGTGCCCATCGCGCGGCGCCACGAAGAGGCGCACGGCGGCGCCCTGCCCGTCCGGGTGCATGTCGGCTGGTCCGACGAAGGGCTCGATGACCCCGATCTTGCGGCGCCATCGCTTGCCGTACGGGCCCGGCTCCGCGTCGTAGACCATCTCCTCCATGCGCCCGTCGTCGCCCAGCCACGCGTAGCGCCAGCCTCGGCGGCCCTGCTCGCCGGAGAAGCCGGCCGATGCCTGGTGGCGCTCTCCGCCCTCGTAGGCGACGATCGGGTCCCACTCCGTCGTGTCGCAGGTGATGTTGCCGTGGCGGCCCACCACGAAGGCGATGCGGTCGCCCGCGCGCACCTCCAGCGCGAGGTCGTGCCGCGCGGTGCTGGCGCTGTCGGTGGAGCGGGCCCATCCTTCGGGCGGCCACGCCGCGCGGTCGTTGAGCAGGATGCGCAGGTCGACGCCGTCGTTAGCGCTGGGCGTGGCGGGTGGCGCGTCGTAGGAATCGAGCACGCGGGGCTCACCGCCGAGCGTCTCCTCGCGCAACTGCCAGGAGTCCCCGAAAGGCTCGGCGCCCGTCATCCAGAGCAGGCGGCCGGCGGAGGCCATGCCGAGCTCGGTCATGGGCGGCTCGGCGATCTCCACGCTGCGCGTGCCGGACGGCCCGGCCGTGAGCCACAGGCGCAGCAGGCTCAGGCCGGGGTAGACGACGTAGTGACGGCGCACCGCGACCCCGTCGCGCTCCATGGCGATCTGGATCCGGATCTCGCCGTCCTTGCCGCGCTCAGCCGCCGGCTCCGCCATCTGCCATCCGGGCGAGTCGCTGCGCAGCTCGCGCCCGTCCACCCGCAGCACGAAGTCCGCCGAGGGCCGTCCGCCGGCCAGGTCGCGCTTCGTGCGTCGGTCGAGCCAGCTCACCAGCGCCAGGCGGCCGCCGTCGACGGCCAGCACGCGGCGGGCGCGCGCCGTCTCCAGCCGGATCTCTGATCCGTTCCAGGTCACCACCGCGTCCCCGGAGGCCATGCGTCCCTCCCGCGCCATCGCCGCCACGCTGCCGCACAGCGCGCATGCCAGAAGAGCAGCCAGGAACACTCTCACGGCCCACCTCCGCCCTGCCCGCCGGCAGGCAGGCGTCGCCTGTGACGGCGCTCCTCGCGTCGCCTCTGCGCCGAACGACCCCGCGCGCGGGCCGCGTCAGGCGACGTAGACCACCGACTCGCTGTTGAGCGACTCGATCGCTGCGGCGATCACCTTCTGGGCGGCCAGCCCGTCGGCGCCGGAGCCGTCGATGTCCTCCGGCGCGGCGCCCGCGGCCACCTGGTCCACGAAGCGGTGGATGCGATTGCGGAAGGTGTCCTCGAAGCTGCGCATCCCGCCGAACATCGGGTTGGTGTAGACCGTCTTCTCCAGGCTGTCGGCCGGATAGAGGGTGACCTCGCGAAACATGTCCTCCAGCACAAAGCGGCCTCCGGTGCCGGCGACCTCGCAGCGCTCCATCGGGTGGCCGCGCTGGATGTCGTAGCTGCCGGTGAGGGAGCCGACGACCCCGTTCTGGAAGCGCATGTTGAACTGCGCGGTGGACCAGATGGAGCGCCCAGGCGCCTTCAGCGCGAAGCACTGCACCGCCTCGACGTCGCCGCAGAAGTAGCGCATCACGTCGATGGTGTGCGGGTGGAGCGCCTTGATCTGGAAATAGGGGGAGCTCTCCGCGGGGTTGTAGATCCACATCGCCATGTTGACGAACAGCAGGCGCCCGAGCCGGCCCTCGTCCTTCCAGCGCCGGGCGAGGAGCGCGGCGGGCGTGAACCGGTGGTTGAGGTTCACGCCCAGGCAGAGGCGGCGGGCGCGCGCCTCGGCCACCATCTCCTCGGCCGGGGCGATCTCGTTGCTGATGGGCTTCTCGCATAGCACGTGGCAGCCGGCCCTCAGCGCCTGCATGGTCGGGAGATGGTGGTCGCTACCGTACTCGATCCCGCCGGTCGCCACGCTCACGACGTCCGGCCGCAGCCGCTCCAGCATCGTCTCCGCGCTCGCAAAGCCCGGGACGCCCAGCCGCTCGGCGGCCGCGCGCTCCCGGTCGTCGCGGAGGTCGCAGATGCCCACGAGCTCGGTCCGCGGGTGCAGCCGGTACATGTCCGCGTGCCGATTGCCGATCGGGCCCATCCCGATGACACACACCCTCACCATTCGCTTGCCTTCCTGTGTTTGCGGCCGCGCCGGGGCCGGGGGGGAATCACACGGCGGCGGCCGGGGCTCCCTTCGGCGGGGGGCGCCGGGCGGCGCGGCCCGCGGAGGGCCCGTGATACGGTGAGTCTACCCCAGCGGCGGGATGCGCGCGCCCCGCGTCGAATAGGGGAACGCCATGCTCACCACCGACTTCGCGGTGGCCGGCGCCGGGATCGTCGGCCTGCAGATCGCCCTCGAGCTGCGCCGTCGCCACCCGGACTGCTCCGTAGCTCTCCTCGAGAAGGAGCCCGAGCCAGGCCTCCACGCCAGCGGGCGCAACAGCGGCGTGCTGCACGCGGGCTTCTACTACGGAGCGGACAGCCTGAAGGCGCGCTTCACGCTGGTGGGAAACCGGCGCATGAAGGAGTACTGCGCCGCACACGGCATCCCCGTGCGCAACAGCGGCAAGCTGGTGGTGGCGCGCGGGCCGGCGGACCTGGCCGGCCTGGACGAGCTGCGGCGCCGCGGGCGGGCCAACGGCGTGCCGCTCGAGGAGGTCGACGAGCGCGCGGCGCGCGAGGTCGAGCCGCGCGCGCGCACCCACGAGCGGGCTCTGTTCTCGCCGGAGACCGCCACCGTCGACCCCGCGCGCGTGATGGCGGCACTGGCCGAGGAGGCCCGGGCGGCCGGCGTGCGGGTCCTGTGCGGCTGCCCGGCGCTGGGGCGCGACGCGGCCGGCCGCCTGCGCACGCCGGGCGGCGCCGTGGATGCCGGCTTCGTGGTGAACGCCGCTGGACTGCACGCCGACCGC
This window harbors:
- the lhgO gene encoding L-2-hydroxyglutarate oxidase — protein: MLTTDFAVAGAGIVGLQIALELRRRHPDCSVALLEKEPEPGLHASGRNSGVLHAGFYYGADSLKARFTLVGNRRMKEYCAAHGIPVRNSGKLVVARGPADLAGLDELRRRGRANGVPLEEVDERAAREVEPRARTHERALFSPETATVDPARVMAALAEEARAAGVRVLCGCPALGRDAAGRLRTPGGAVDAGFVVNAAGLHADRLARAFGFAPHYRILPFKGLYLHSDEPPGALRTNVYPVPDLAYPFLGVHFTLTVDGHAKIGPTAVPCLWREQYAWLGRPSLRDAAETAPLLLSLLARGGFDFRRLAAEELRKCRRRYVVARAAELLEGVEERHYRRWGTPGIRAQLLDLRTRTLVMDFRLEGDARSMHVLNAVSPAFTCSAPFAVYVCDQIDAAA
- a CDS encoding Gfo/Idh/MocA family oxidoreductase gives rise to the protein MVRVCVIGMGPIGNRHADMYRLHPRTELVGICDLRDDRERAAAERLGVPGFASAETMLERLRPDVVSVATGGIEYGSDHHLPTMQALRAGCHVLCEKPISNEIAPAEEMVAEARARRLCLGVNLNHRFTPAALLARRWKDEGRLGRLLFVNMAMWIYNPAESSPYFQIKALHPHTIDVMRYFCGDVEAVQCFALKAPGRSIWSTAQFNMRFQNGVVGSLTGSYDIQRGHPMERCEVAGTGGRFVLEDMFREVTLYPADSLEKTVYTNPMFGGMRSFEDTFRNRIHRFVDQVAAGAAPEDIDGSGADGLAAQKVIAAAIESLNSESVVYVA
- a CDS encoding DUF1634 domain-containing protein, with product MDEVIGRLLRAGVLIAGLVVLAGGALYLLRHGHERPAYGVFQGQPADLRSVSGVLADLPTLRARAIIQLGLLLLIATPVARVVFALAAFALQRDRTYVVVTSIVLLALLYGLFWGRL
- a CDS encoding sulfite exporter TauE/SafE family protein — protein: MNILVFTALVWLGSFAAGLLGSLTGLGGGVVIVPLLALGFGVDIRYAAGASLVSVIATSSGAAAAYVREGFANIRIGMLLEVATTLGALGGAMLAARTPTSVIAIVFGVVLLYSAIVSSRPHREAAGGGDPDPLAARLRLDGSYPALAGARGYHVRGVPAGFGLMGLAGVLSGLLGIGSGAVKVLAMDQVMRIPFKVSTTTSNFMIGVTAAASAGVYLNRGYIDPGLAMPVMLGVLAGSVLGARLLAGARTAVLRRVFAVVILALGVEMIYSGVTGRL
- a CDS encoding Tat pathway signal protein is translated as MIWANLLHLGFNMWADRDDGDPRHAHITARPYLRFDEGLWRDLLRRMAGAGMNMVVLDLGEGVRYESHPELAVEGSWAPARLREELARARDLGIEPIPKLNFSTAHDAWLGEVGRMVSTPRYYAVCADLIAEVTELFDGPRLFHLGMDEESCEHQRHYAFLVVRQHELWWHDLRLLCERVERAGARPWVWSDYLWRHPEAFWANMPRTVLQSNWHYGAQFGVGDDAEGGEAPRAYLELERHGYDQVPTGSNWATPVNFERTVEFCRGHVGPERLLGFMTAPWYPTLEEHRARHEAAIDQVAAAREGLAL